DNA from Halobaculum sp. XH14:
ATCGTGGCCGCGCCGAGCGCGCTCCCGCCGATGCCGACCGTCAGGACGGTCTCGGGATCGAAGCCGGCGGCCGCTCGGCGGACCGGCTCCGGGTCGCAGGTCTCGGGGAGATTCAGCGCGGCGTAGCCGTGCTCGGATTCCCGTCGCCCGCGTGCGATCGTCTCGTGGGCGTCGGCGACGCGGTCGTCGAGGTCGTCGAGGGCCGCGCGGTCGAGGCCGAGTGCCCCGTCGAGCGCGTTCCCGATGTCCGCCTGCATGGTCGTGTGGCGGGGCCGGGGGCCGAAAACGATTGCCCCCTCATTCTGGGTGTTCGGCCTGGCCCTCCGGATGATGGGTAGTTTTGCTTCGGGGAACGGCTCGAAAGCCCCCGCGGCTCTCGACTCGGTGCGGCCGCTGCGCTCCTCGCTCCCTTCGGTCGCGCTGTCGTTCGAAAATCGAAGATTTCGTGATGACGAGAGAGCTCCGCTCTCTCGAACCACGGTGCTTGTCGGTCCGCGCCGTTCACGAGAGCAAAGCTCTCGTGAGCTCACGAGACGCCGTGCGTCTCGTGAACGTCGTCGAGAGCCACGGCCCCTTTCAGTCCCACCCGCCGCAACCGCCCCGCATCCACGGCCTCTCCAGCCGACGAGGTCCCGACCGGAGGGAGGGACCTCGTCCCTCGCGCGCGTCTGCTCGCCTTCCGGGCTCGCCGTCACGCGCGCCACGGCGTTGACCGACCGAGCCACGTGGCGCGCGGCGGCCGCGCTCCGCGCGGCCGCTCGTGCGAGGCTCACGCGAGCGCAGCGAGGGTGAGTTTCGAGGAGCTCGCTCCGAGAAAAGACGAGCACCGCAGGCGAACGAGCGAAGCAGTGAGCCGAGGAGCACAGGAGGCTGGGGAGGGTGAGGTTCGGGGCGGTGGTGTGGGTGGGACTGAAAGGGGCCACGGCGCTCGGCGAACCCCGAGGCCTCAAGCACCGCAGGAGGGAGGCCGCAGGCCGACCGACGAGGAGCGCAGAGCGTCTCGCGGGAGCCGAGCGCCGTGGGGGGGCTTTCGAGGCGGTTGGAACGGTCCAACTCGCGGCTCGATCGACGTTGACGAGGACGGGGGCGTTCGAGACAGTCGCACCACGGTTGTCGCGAGGAGGACGACACCGACGATCACTGCGTCGAATGACGGGGTGCTTAACAGCCGCCACGCCCAAGCCCGGCCAATGCCCGCGGAGACGAGCACCGAGGACCCCAAACCAACCGAGAAAGACACGTATCGGGGCCTGTTCGGCGCGTTCCCGTACGCGTTCCGCGCGAGCGACTCGTGGCTCTTCCGGAGCTACGTCGTCGTCGGCGGCCTCGCGGCGCTGCTCCTCTCGGTCGTGTTCGCGCTCGCGCTGATTCGGCTGTTCGGCGCGACCGCCCGCGCCCGCTTCTCGGTCGTCCGGGCGTTCTTCTTCCTCGTCGGCCTCGCAGCCGTCGCGCCGACTATCGCGCCCGTGCTGCTGGTCGCCCGGTCACGCCGCCGGGAGATCGCCCGCGCCCCCGGCTACGAGGCGGGCCTCGCGCTCGCCGGCTACCTGTTTCTCGCCTCGCTGTACCTCGGACTCGTCGCGGCGATGCCCGAGACGTTCACGCTCGACGGCGAGACGATCACCCGCCCGCCGCCGACGGGCGCGTTCGCGCCGGCCATCAGCTTCCTCTACGGCGTCCCGCAGGCCGTGGGAGCGCTGTTCCCGGTGCTCGGTGCGGCGCTGATCGCGCTGGTCCACCGGCTCCGCGGCTGAAGTCCCGGCCGGCGACCCGCCGAGCGGCCCGAACCACGTTCGCCCGGGAGCGAAACCCCGAAACCGCCCCGCCGCCTACCGGGTCCAATGACCGACGACGAGTTCGACGTCGACGCGCTCGAACGGGCCCTGTCCGAAGCGGGGGAAGCCCCCGGGTCGAGCGAGACTGCGCAGGGAGCCGATCCCGAGCGGACGGAGGGAACGTTCCTCGTCACCCACGCCGAGGAGGAGTCGGCGGTCCTCCGGGAGGTGTCCACCGGGCGGGTGCTCACGCTCTCGGAGAACCCCGGCGTCGAGGCCGAGGAGGCGATCGAGGGCGTCCTCGCGCCCGAACCGCCGATGAACGTCACCTGGGAACTCGTCGAGGTGGCGGAGCGCCGGACGCTCTCGCTGGCGGAGGGCGAGGAGCCGCCGACGCGCGACAGCCTCGACACCGCGGCCGAACAGGAGGTGGGCGAACTGACGCGGACCGAACGGGCCGGCGTCGGCGAACTCCACGTCGTCACCGTTCCCGAGGAGCGGACGGAACGGGCGGTGGCCGACGTGCTCGGGGACCGCGAGGCGACGCTCGCACGCGCCGCCCGTCTCGGGGTCAACCGCGTCGAGGTCCGGTCCGCGCCCGGCGTCGTCGTCGTCCGGTATCTGCCCTGACCGTCCGGACGGCGACGGTTCGTCCGCCCGTGGCGGGCCTCAGTCTCGGGGCTCGTGGAGCTCTGCGAGGACGATGCGGTTCCCGTACGGGTCTTCGAAGTGGACGTTCGAGCCGGACGGCCCGGCTTCCGGCTCGCCGCTGAACTCGACGCCGCGCTCGGCCAGCGTCTCGTACGTCTCCCGGATCTCATCGGTGTAGAGCACGAACGCCGGCTGACTGCCCGTCTGGTTCCCGATCAGGGCGCGCTCCTCCTCCCCGGTCGCTTCCATGAGCCAGAGTCCCGAACCGGATTCGCCTGCCGGTCCGACGTGGAGTGCTCGAAAGCCGCCGTCGAGTTCCACGTCCGCGATCACGTCAAACCCGAGCGTCCCCGTGTAGAACGCCAGCGCTTCCTCGTACTCCTCCACGAGCACGGTCGTCCGGCCGATCTGAGTGATCATCGACTTCCACGAGACGGTACACGACGATAACCGCACAGGTTCCGGTCCCGCCCGGTGTTAACTGTTCGGTCGCCGAACTCGACGTCGTCCATCGAGTCTCGCGGCCCCGAGCTATCGAGGTCCGCCGGCGCTCTGGACCCGCCAGCCGCCCTCCACCTCACCCACGCGCGTGACGAGGTCGACGTCGGTGTCCTCCCCGACGCGCCCTCCGGCCTCGACTGCTTCGACGCGGAAGGTGAGATCCAGCGAACTCCCACAACAGCCGACGTCGACGAACTCCTCGCGCTCGTCGCCGACCGCCGGCGTCTCGAAGACGCGCCGGAGGTACCTGCGGTAGCGGCCCGTCTCGATCTGGTCGCGCCCCCACTCCGAGAGTCCGCTCGGGTACGAGAGCACGAGTCTGGTCGCCGTCTCACTGCTCATGTGTCCACGGAGGAGTGGGAACTACATCGACCTGTCGCCGGCGGCGGCGGATTTAATCCGAAGAATAGAAGGGAGGAAAGCATTGGCTAAACGTCGATATTGTGGTTGCAGGAGGCTCGAACCGCTCGAATCGGCATTTCCCATTCCTCGTAGTAATGAACTGCAAGACGCTATATCGAATACTCGGGGGCGGCTATTTCACGACCACTTCTGGTGAATCAAATTCGAAAACTACGAAACAAGCTGGAGAAGAGTTCTACTGCCGAGAATGGCGGCTTGAGGGCTCGAGTGCACGTTCGGTGCGCCCGGTCATCGGCCGGGCGAGTCCGGCCACCGGCTGACCTGGCTCGTCCGGGGGGAGCGTGCTGGCCGGCGGACGGCCCGCCATCGGCGAGGGCAGGCTCGGGCCTCCTCTGGCGAGGACGAGCGACGTGGCCGCGCCGGCCGTCCTCGAACATAAGAAGGCTTATTCGGGCCGCGGGGGGAGTCGGCCCCATGGCTCGTTTCGAGGTACCGGAGGTCGATTACACCCGGTACACGAACCGACAACTCGCGGCGGTTCCCCTCGCCGTGCTCGCGGTCGCCCTCCTCGTCATCGGGGGGTTCTACGCCACGACGGGCTCGCCGGTCACGCCCGGCGTCGAGTTCACCGGCGGGACCGAACTCAGGGTCGCCGTCGACGGGGGGAACGCCCAGGAACAGATCGACTCGGCGTTCTCTGCCGAGCCGGACAGCGTCCAGTCGGTCGTCGACAGCGACGTCTACATCCTGACGTTCAAGGAGGCCGACGCCACGACCGCGGAGCTCGAATCGCAGGCGGAGGCGGCGGACTTCACCGTCCGGTCGACCAGCGACGTGTCCGCAAGCTTCGGCGAAGACACGCAGTTGCTCGCGCTGCTGGGTGTCGGCGTGGCGTTCGCCGGGATGGCGGTCCTCGTGTTCGCCCTGTTCCGGTCGTTCGTCCCCAGCATCGCGGTCGTCATCTCGGCGTTCTCGGACATCGTCATCCCGGTCGCGATGATGAACCTGTTCGGCATCGAACTGACGCTCGGGACCGTCGCCGCGCTCCTGATGCTCATCGGGTACTCGGTCGACTCGGACATCCTGTTGAACAACCACATCCTCCGGCGGTCGGGTGACTTCTACGAGTCGACCCACCGCGCGATGCGGACCGGCGTGACGATGACGCTCACCTCGCTCGCGGCGATGGCCGTGATGGCGCTCACCGCGTCGCTGTTCGGCATCGGCCTGCTCTCCAGCATCGGCATCATCCTGGTGTTCGGGCTGGCTGCCGACCTGATGAACACGTATCTGCTCAACCTCAGCCTGCTGCGCTGGTACCAGTTCGAGGGGGTGGCGCGATGAGCGTCCTCGACTCGGTGCGCGACAACTGGCGCGTCGCGCTGCTCGTGGTCGTGCTGGTGCTCTCGGCGGGGTTCCTCTTCGCGCCGGGCTTCGGCCAGCAGGGCTCCTCGGCCCCCGACACGGCGACGAACCTGAAGTACGGGCTCGGGCTCTCGGGCGGCACCCAGGTCCGGGCGCCGGTGGTCGGCATCACCGCCGAGGACGTTCGCTTCGGCGGCGATAGCCTCTCGGAGGTCGAGATCGCCGTCGCGGGGAACCTCGAGGGCGTGGAATCGACCGACGTCATCGCCCGACAGACCACGGGCACGAACGGCACCGTCGAGGTCGTCAGCCGGAACGCGACGACCGACGAACTGGCGACGGCACTCGACGAAGCCGGCTATGCCCACGGCGAGGTCAGCGACGGCGTGACCCAGGCCACCATCGACGACATGGTCAGCACGCTCGAGTCGAAGATCAACGCGGCCGGCCTCTCGGGCGGGAGCGTGACCGACACCACGACCGCCGGCGGCGAGACGTTCATCCTCGTGGAGGTGCCCAACGAGGACCGCTCGGAGGTGCTCGACCTGGTCAGCTCGCGCGGGAGCGTCAGCGTCGTCGCCTACCACCCCGCCGCGAACGGCTCCGGCTACACGAACACGACCGTCATCCGCCAGGAGGACTTCCAGCGCATCGGCAGCGCCCAGCGCGGCGAGCAGGGGCCCGGCCCGCACGTTCAGGTCTCGGTGCGGGCGGACCAGGCCGAACGCGTCCAGCGCCAGTTCGAGGAGACGGGCGTCGCCCAGCAGGGCGGCACCGTCTGTACCTTCGAGTCGAGCCCGCAGAACACCCAGCCGTGCATCCTCGTCGTCCGTGACGGGGCCGTGGTCTCCTCGTTCGGCATGGACGGGGACCTCGCCGGGTCGATGCGCTCGGGCGAGTGGGCCGAGAACCCGACGTTCATCCTGGTGACCGGGAACTACTCGGACGCACAGCAGGTCGCGGTCGACCTCGACGCCGGTGCGCTCCCCGCGCCGCTGGCGATCGACCAGGGGACGACGACCTCGATCACGGCCGCCCAGGGTGAGACGTTCCGGACCGACTCGCTCATCATCGGCATCGTCGCCGTGCTCACGGTGAGCATCGTCGTCTTCTTCCGGTACGGCGACCTGCAGGTGGCGGCCCCGATGGTCGTCACCGCGATGTCCGAGGTGTTCGCGCTGCTCGGCTTCGCCGCGCTCATCCAGTACCCGCTGGATCTGGCGGTCATCGCCGGCTTCATCGCGGTCATCGGGACCGGGGTCGACGACCTGGTCATCATCGCCGACGAGGTGATGAGCGAGGGCGAGGTGAACTCCCGCCGGGTGTTCCAGTCGCGCTTCCGCAAGGCGTTCTGGGTCATCGGCGCGGCCGCCGCGACGACCATCATCGCCATGTCGCCGCTCGCGGTGCTCTCGCTGGGCGACCTGCAGGGGTTCGCCATCTTCACCATCCTCGGCGTGCTCGTCGGGGTGCTCATCACCCGGCCCGCCTACGGCGACATCCTGCGGGCGCTGCTGACCGAGCAGTGACCGGCTCGGGCTGACGCCCCGGGGTTCTTCGAGTTCGGATACGCTTCGAGAAATCACCGTACGGGAGCGGAGTTCGGAACGGACGCCCTCGACGTCCTCTGGACCCGGAAGCCGCCGGGCCGTCCGACCGCCGCGACGAAAACGACTACCGGACCGCCTTCCGTAGCGTGTGGTCGATGGACGACCTCGAGGTCCGGCCGGCGCGGACGGCCGACGCCGACCGGCTCGCCGCGGTGTATCGGAGCGCCTACGAGCGGAATCGCGAACTCGGGTTCCCCGCAAAGGCTGAGTCAGCCACCGGGGCCGAGGTCGCCGAGTGGATCAGCGAACGTCGGGTGTACGTCGCCACGGTCGGGGACGACCCGGTTGGCGGGGTCAGGCTCGAGGAGACCGACCCCGGTCGCGTGAAACTGGGTCGGCTGGCGGTCCACGACCGCTGGAAGGGACGGGGAATCGGAGGGCGGCTGTTAGACCACGCCGAGGAGGCGGGCCGCGACCTGGGTGCCGAAACCGTCCGGCTCACGACGCCCGAGGGCCACCCGTTCCTGCCGGCCCTGTATCGGGATCGTGGCTACGAGAAGACGGGCGAGTACCCGCTGGCGTACCGCGAGTACGACGAAATCGTGCTGGAGAAACAGCTCCGGTAACGGAACGCGTACCGTCCGTTCACTCCCCCGTGGCCTCACGCGCCGGATCGGTGGCCGCAGGCGCGACCACGCGCGTCACGTCGCGGTCGCCGGTTCAGTCGTCGGCGGGGGTGCTCGGCGTCTCGACCGTGCTCGCTGCCGTCGGAGTGACGGTGACCTCCCCCGCCGCGTGGACGCGGACCTCGTGTTCGGCGAACCCGAACTGCACGAACGCGTCGGTCCCACGTCCCTCGCTCCCGGGCGTGTCGAACAGCGACTCGATCGCGTCCGGGTCGACGGCGTCGTTCAGTCGCGTGTCCAGTTCGGTCGGGTCCGTCCGCTTCGCCGCCGCGACCGCGTCGACGATCGTCCCCACGAGCGTGTCGGTCCCCACTTCCCGCGTGATTTCGCGTGCCTCCGATGTCATCCACCGACGGTACGACCCACGGGAGTTTTCGGCTTTCACCTATCAGGATGTGCCGCCCCGAACTCGGTCCCTATCCAGATTTGGGCCGCGGCGTGACCCCGGCGGCTTCGCTCGGTTTCCTCGATCGCCCGAGTTCCCCGGGCGGCCGGTTTCCTCGATCACGTCCTCGCCGTTCCGTGACGGTCGCCGGTGGAAGCGTTCGTCCGCCCGGGTTCGGGACGCGCTCGCAAGCCACTCGCTAGTAGGTGGGGCGTGCTCCTTTTCAGCGTTCGGCGATAACGGGGTGGAGAGGCTTATTCGTTCGATGTCCCACAACTCACAGTCCGAGCCGACCGATGGCGACCCCGTCGGGACGGAGCCGAACGGCCCCGGCTCCCCCGGTCCCGCCCGACAGGGACACGAGCACGGACCGGACGGCGACGGCGGCCCGGAGAACCACCGGGCGCTCATCTACGAGACCCGCGCCGAACAGCTCTCCGCGGTCGTCCCCTTCGTCCGACAGGGGCTCGAACGGAACGAGCGGGTGATGTACGTCCTCGACGAGAACTCGCGGGCGGACATCGTCGACGCGCTGGCGCGGGGCGGCGTCGACGTCGATGCGGCGCTCGAGTCGGGAGTGCTCACCTTCCACTCGAAGGCCGACACCTACGGGCGGAACGACGAGTTCGACGCCGAGGAGATGATCGAGTACGTCGACGAGACTGCCCGGGAGGTGATCCACGACGAGGGCTACGACCGCTTCCGGATCACGGGCGAGATGACGTGGGCGCTCGAGGAGGACACCGACACGCTGGACCGGATCGTCGAGTACGAGGGAAAGCTCAACGACTACTTCCCCGAGAACCCCGTCATCGGCCTGTGCCAGTACGACCGGACCCGGTTCCCCGCGGACCTGCTGTACGACATCGTCCGGGCACACCCCCATCAGGTGTACAACGCCACCGTCACGCAGAACTTCGCGTACCTCCCGCCCGAGGAGTTCTTCGCAGCCGAGACCCCCTCGGCCGGCGTCGAGGAGTTCGTCGACGCTCACCTCGACCGGGTCCGGGCCCACGGCCGCCTGGAGGAACGGGAACGGACGCTCTCGGCGCTGGCCGACTCCGGCCGGGACCTGGTTCACGGCGACACGGACACCATCGTCGACC
Protein-coding regions in this window:
- a CDS encoding DUF5812 family protein; this translates as MTDDEFDVDALERALSEAGEAPGSSETAQGADPERTEGTFLVTHAEEESAVLREVSTGRVLTLSENPGVEAEEAIEGVLAPEPPMNVTWELVEVAERRTLSLAEGEEPPTRDSLDTAAEQEVGELTRTERAGVGELHVVTVPEERTERAVADVLGDREATLARAARLGVNRVEVRSAPGVVVVRYLP
- a CDS encoding VOC family protein, producing MITQIGRTTVLVEEYEEALAFYTGTLGFDVIADVELDGGFRALHVGPAGESGSGLWLMEATGEEERALIGNQTGSQPAFVLYTDEIRETYETLAERGVEFSGEPEAGPSGSNVHFEDPYGNRIVLAELHEPRD
- the secF gene encoding protein translocase subunit SecF, whose translation is MARFEVPEVDYTRYTNRQLAAVPLAVLAVALLVIGGFYATTGSPVTPGVEFTGGTELRVAVDGGNAQEQIDSAFSAEPDSVQSVVDSDVYILTFKEADATTAELESQAEAADFTVRSTSDVSASFGEDTQLLALLGVGVAFAGMAVLVFALFRSFVPSIAVVISAFSDIVIPVAMMNLFGIELTLGTVAALLMLIGYSVDSDILLNNHILRRSGDFYESTHRAMRTGVTMTLTSLAAMAVMALTASLFGIGLLSSIGIILVFGLAADLMNTYLLNLSLLRWYQFEGVAR
- a CDS encoding MMPL family transporter; amino-acid sequence: MSVLDSVRDNWRVALLVVVLVLSAGFLFAPGFGQQGSSAPDTATNLKYGLGLSGGTQVRAPVVGITAEDVRFGGDSLSEVEIAVAGNLEGVESTDVIARQTTGTNGTVEVVSRNATTDELATALDEAGYAHGEVSDGVTQATIDDMVSTLESKINAAGLSGGSVTDTTTAGGETFILVEVPNEDRSEVLDLVSSRGSVSVVAYHPAANGSGYTNTTVIRQEDFQRIGSAQRGEQGPGPHVQVSVRADQAERVQRQFEETGVAQQGGTVCTFESSPQNTQPCILVVRDGAVVSSFGMDGDLAGSMRSGEWAENPTFILVTGNYSDAQQVAVDLDAGALPAPLAIDQGTTTSITAAQGETFRTDSLIIGIVAVLTVSIVVFFRYGDLQVAAPMVVTAMSEVFALLGFAALIQYPLDLAVIAGFIAVIGTGVDDLVIIADEVMSEGEVNSRRVFQSRFRKAFWVIGAAAATTIIAMSPLAVLSLGDLQGFAIFTILGVLVGVLITRPAYGDILRALLTEQ
- a CDS encoding GNAT family N-acetyltransferase translates to MDDLEVRPARTADADRLAAVYRSAYERNRELGFPAKAESATGAEVAEWISERRVYVATVGDDPVGGVRLEETDPGRVKLGRLAVHDRWKGRGIGGRLLDHAEEAGRDLGAETVRLTTPEGHPFLPALYRDRGYEKTGEYPLAYREYDEIVLEKQLR
- a CDS encoding HalOD1 output domain-containing protein, translating into MTSEAREITREVGTDTLVGTIVDAVAAAKRTDPTELDTRLNDAVDPDAIESLFDTPGSEGRGTDAFVQFGFAEHEVRVHAAGEVTVTPTAASTVETPSTPADD